One stretch of Nitrospirota bacterium DNA includes these proteins:
- the truA gene encoding tRNA pseudouridine(38-40) synthase TruA yields MVIFQIMKRIRMLIEYDGSAYHGWQIQEEGVTLQGILEDRIFRVTGEQSRITGASRTDAGVHALGQVAAFKTGSLLEPATIKKAMNAVLPQDIRILDASETDASFHPREDAKQKSYFYLITNQYTSSAFLSRYSWLVRQHIDVGAMTDASLMLLGEHDFSSFMGAGSDVRNPVRKIFSLHIERLETMDFMTAVMRGNFIKISIEANGFLRHMVRNIVGTLVEVGRGRIRTERIREILISGDRRRAGQTAPAHGLFLERIDY; encoded by the coding sequence GTGGTAATATTTCAGATCATGAAAAGAATCAGAATGCTGATTGAGTACGACGGCTCAGCATATCACGGCTGGCAGATACAGGAGGAAGGCGTCACTCTCCAGGGGATTCTTGAAGACAGGATTTTCAGAGTCACCGGAGAGCAATCAAGGATAACCGGTGCCAGCAGAACGGATGCGGGAGTACATGCCCTCGGACAGGTTGCTGCGTTCAAAACAGGTTCACTCCTTGAGCCTGCAACGATAAAAAAAGCAATGAATGCTGTTCTCCCTCAGGATATCAGAATTCTCGATGCATCCGAGACAGACGCTTCATTCCATCCGCGGGAAGACGCAAAGCAGAAAAGCTATTTTTACCTCATCACAAACCAGTACACATCGTCCGCCTTTCTCTCACGATATTCATGGCTTGTCAGGCAGCATATTGATGTCGGAGCGATGACCGATGCTTCCCTGATGCTTCTCGGAGAGCATGATTTTTCCTCATTCATGGGGGCAGGGAGTGATGTCAGAAACCCGGTAAGGAAGATCTTTTCATTGCACATTGAGCGTCTCGAGACGATGGACTTCATGACCGCGGTGATGAGAGGCAACTTTATTAAAATCAGTATCGAAGCGAACGGATTTCTCAGGCACATGGTAAGGAATATTGTCGGGACGCTTGTTGAGGTCGGAAGGGGAAGAATCCGGACTGAAAGGATCAGGGAAATCCTTATATCCGGAGACAGAAGGCGTGCGGGACAAACCGCTCCCGCTCACGGGCTTTTTCTGGAAAGGATCGACTATTGA
- a CDS encoding Sfum_1244 family protein yields the protein MINIDTLAAQIKANCNISDARHWGSYSLCGLLLRLRELYRSEMGIQLWEQIHPEDVGRWITDREALWKTLENKDFGKISFNGNVYDPFEVEAINAELERDRLIYGAGFGIHMKPVFFLADLVAKDRADGLTVYKAGREYARDLSDHPAMLQDMSIFARGEPIRHLIWGKFEEMRCRGSHGALAYAFLKYGITPAEEPSEDTDRKISRVARSELETYIHHELGEASEGKRIGGDWKNLLFLIQNTKTEIFARAVKDILADTSENGMMHYIIRKKKEGSLGFYIVFLGGARKIIFPEILPAFRQFAETGDWELIESARRAGYSNAYEYVDKLLCAYRTRKDDVSLQQAIEREIFGGLL from the coding sequence ATGATCAATATCGATACGCTCGCCGCACAGATAAAAGCCAACTGCAACATTTCCGATGCCCGGCACTGGGGATCATATTCTCTGTGCGGTCTACTCCTGAGATTGCGGGAGCTTTACCGTTCAGAAATGGGCATACAGTTGTGGGAACAGATTCATCCTGAGGATGTCGGGAGATGGATTACCGACAGGGAGGCTCTCTGGAAAACGCTCGAAAACAAGGATTTTGGGAAGATCTCGTTTAACGGGAACGTATACGACCCTTTCGAGGTCGAAGCGATCAATGCGGAACTGGAAAGAGACAGGCTGATATACGGCGCGGGGTTCGGCATACACATGAAACCCGTGTTCTTTCTTGCAGACCTTGTGGCCAAAGATCGCGCCGACGGGCTTACTGTCTATAAAGCGGGCAGGGAGTATGCGAGGGATCTATCCGATCACCCCGCCATGCTGCAGGACATGTCCATATTTGCGAGGGGAGAACCGATCAGGCATCTCATTTGGGGGAAATTCGAGGAAATGAGATGCAGGGGGTCACATGGGGCACTCGCGTACGCATTCCTCAAATACGGCATCACGCCAGCAGAGGAACCCTCAGAGGATACCGACAGGAAGATATCCCGGGTTGCACGGTCTGAGCTGGAAACATATATTCATCATGAACTGGGTGAGGCTTCTGAAGGAAAAAGAATCGGAGGAGACTGGAAGAACCTGCTGTTCCTCATCCAGAATACAAAAACAGAAATCTTTGCACGGGCGGTTAAGGACATCCTTGCAGATACGTCCGAAAACGGGATGATGCATTACATTATCCGCAAAAAGAAGGAAGGATCACTCGGCTTTTATATCGTGTTCCTTGGCGGAGCCAGAAAAATCATATTTCCGGAAATACTTCCGGCATTCCGTCAATTCGCTGAAACAGGAGACTGGGAACTTATTGAAAGCGCCAGAAGAGCCGGGTACAGCAACGCATACGAGTATGTTGACAAACTGCTCTGTGCATACAGAACCAGGAAGGATGACGTGTCCCTGCAACAGGCAATCGAGCGGGAAATATTCGGCGGGTTACTCTAG
- a CDS encoding HD domain-containing phosphohydrolase, translating into MSEQADKEKIPFVIEVRKKIRLLNSIAAFIVVTLLAVIMRYLYKPASEFMDFLPDVSVTLIVVIVLVLTAIGFYLWRVVSRQILHSIERYRNRLNSILHITRELREETYSDIILDKIMEYSLAMTNSDAGAILMVESDSLVFKIVKGARSGELIEKSISKGEGIAGWVAEKGMPVRLANARKDDRYNPAVDAITGYETRSVLAVPFRIRSGVIGVIELLNKKSGTYSSRDEEMITYLADQAAVSIGKAKFYEDQKNYEIHVTDILLEAIDFQIPEKTGHSKRVAKYCSIMAKAINMSEEDQKRLYFAGLLHDVGFLKIRADENYQGEYYIRHPVIGYEMIRPINFYADIAPLILYHHERYDGSGYPKGLKGEAIPLEARIIAIAEAFDAMISEESYKIPLSFDDAIKELSRNAGTQFDFWLVEVFVNNISPEHLE; encoded by the coding sequence ATGTCAGAACAGGCTGATAAAGAGAAAATCCCGTTTGTCATTGAAGTAAGAAAGAAGATACGCCTTCTCAACAGCATCGCTGCGTTTATCGTGGTCACCCTGCTTGCGGTGATCATGAGGTACCTTTACAAGCCGGCGAGTGAATTTATGGATTTCCTGCCTGATGTGTCCGTGACCCTTATAGTCGTGATAGTGCTCGTTCTGACAGCAATCGGCTTTTATCTGTGGAGGGTGGTATCGCGGCAGATCCTGCACAGCATAGAACGATACAGAAACAGGCTGAACAGTATTCTTCACATCACCCGGGAACTCAGGGAAGAAACATACAGTGATATCATTCTCGACAAAATAATGGAATATTCCCTTGCAATGACGAATTCCGACGCAGGGGCAATTCTGATGGTCGAAAGCGACAGTCTCGTATTCAAGATTGTGAAGGGTGCGAGGTCAGGCGAACTTATCGAGAAGTCCATATCGAAGGGGGAGGGCATTGCAGGATGGGTTGCGGAAAAGGGCATGCCTGTCCGCTTAGCCAATGCAAGAAAAGACGACCGGTATAACCCTGCGGTAGATGCAATAACCGGCTATGAGACACGATCTGTCCTTGCGGTTCCCTTCAGAATACGGTCGGGCGTTATCGGTGTCATAGAGCTCCTGAATAAAAAATCCGGCACCTACAGCAGCCGGGACGAGGAAATGATTACCTATCTGGCTGACCAGGCTGCGGTATCAATAGGAAAGGCAAAATTTTATGAGGATCAGAAAAATTATGAGATACACGTCACTGACATTCTTCTTGAAGCGATAGACTTCCAGATCCCCGAAAAGACGGGACATTCCAAGCGTGTGGCAAAGTACTGCAGCATTATGGCAAAGGCCATCAACATGTCTGAAGAAGATCAGAAGCGACTCTATTTTGCCGGCCTTCTCCATGATGTCGGATTTCTGAAAATCCGGGCAGACGAAAATTATCAGGGAGAATATTATATAAGACATCCGGTCATCGGATATGAAATGATTCGGCCGATCAATTTCTATGCAGACATTGCGCCCCTGATTCTTTACCATCATGAGCGGTATGACGGTTCAGGGTATCCGAAGGGACTCAAAGGAGAGGCCATTCCGCTCGAGGCACGAATCATTGCGATTGCAGAGGCGTTTGACGCGATGATAAGCGAGGAATCCTACAAGATCCCGCTCAGCTTCGACGATGCGATAAAGGAACTGAGTCGCAATGCCGGTACGCAGTTCGATTTCTGGCTGGTCGAAGTATTTGTCAACAACATCTCTCCCGAGCATCTAGAGTAA
- the hisD gene encoding histidinol dehydrogenase: MKVIKKRRELLAFLKRLGERASGSSRDIEQKVKAILDDVRKNGDSAVLSYTKKFDKIKNSRLKITQGEISRIAGKAEKKTVRALQLSAKRIRAFHERQKEYSWYFSDEGTVLGQVIRPLDRVGVYIPGGKASYPSTVLMNVIPAQVAGVKEIALCVPTPGGDANPYVMAAIQLLGVKEVYRIGGAQAIGALAYGTRTIKKVDKITGPGNIYVATAKKMVFGEVDIDMIAGPSEILIIADSSANPVFVAADLLGQAEHDELASSILITDSAGLASAVMKEIGMQLTMLKRKEIAQSSLLAYGAIIISKDIRSAAEISNSIAPEHLEIMTKSPGRVLPMIRNAGAIFLGEWTPEALGDYSAGPNHTLPTGGTARFSSPLGVYDFIKRSSLLSFSRKGFRKLAGSVKAIADAEGLEAHGKTISLREER; the protein is encoded by the coding sequence ATGAAAGTCATCAAGAAACGCAGAGAACTGCTGGCTTTTCTGAAGCGTCTCGGGGAACGCGCATCCGGCAGCAGCCGGGACATTGAACAGAAGGTAAAGGCGATTCTCGACGATGTCAGAAAAAACGGGGACAGCGCGGTACTGAGCTACACAAAAAAGTTCGATAAAATCAAGAACAGCCGCCTGAAGATTACACAGGGAGAGATTTCACGAATTGCCGGAAAAGCAGAGAAAAAAACTGTCCGGGCACTTCAGCTCTCTGCGAAGCGGATAAGGGCGTTTCATGAGAGACAGAAAGAATATTCCTGGTATTTCTCCGATGAAGGCACTGTACTCGGCCAGGTAATCAGACCGCTTGATCGCGTAGGGGTATATATCCCGGGAGGGAAGGCTTCATATCCTTCAACGGTCTTAATGAATGTCATTCCAGCACAGGTTGCAGGAGTGAAAGAAATAGCACTTTGCGTTCCGACGCCGGGAGGAGACGCGAACCCTTATGTAATGGCAGCAATTCAGCTGCTCGGGGTCAAGGAAGTCTACAGGATCGGCGGAGCCCAAGCAATCGGTGCTTTGGCATACGGCACAAGGACAATAAAAAAGGTTGACAAGATCACAGGGCCGGGTAACATCTATGTGGCAACCGCAAAGAAGATGGTCTTCGGAGAGGTTGATATCGACATGATCGCAGGGCCGAGCGAAATTCTGATCATCGCTGACAGTTCCGCAAACCCGGTTTTTGTTGCAGCAGACCTTCTGGGACAGGCAGAGCATGATGAACTGGCCTCATCTATCCTGATTACGGATTCTGCGGGACTTGCGTCTGCGGTGATGAAAGAGATCGGCATGCAGCTCACGATGCTGAAGAGAAAAGAGATTGCGCAAAGCTCTCTTCTTGCCTATGGCGCCATCATCATCTCAAAAGACATCAGGTCTGCAGCAGAAATCTCAAACTCCATCGCCCCTGAGCATCTTGAGATCATGACGAAGTCGCCCGGTCGCGTGCTGCCCATGATAAGAAACGCAGGCGCAATTTTTCTTGGAGAGTGGACACCCGAAGCCCTAGGTGACTATTCTGCGGGACCGAATCACACCCTTCCGACAGGCGGCACCGCCAGGTTTTCATCGCCGCTTGGCGTCTACGATTTCATCAAGCGTTCAAGCCTGTTGAGTTTTTCAAGAAAAGGGTTCAGAAAGCTTGCGGGGAGTGTAAAAGCAATCGCTGATGCCGAGGGACTCGAGGCGCACGGGAAAACCATATCGCTAAGGGAAGAACGCTGA
- the rfaE2 gene encoding D-glycero-beta-D-manno-heptose 1-phosphate adenylyltransferase, which yields MNKILSKDELKKTADLLKAEGKKIVFTNGCFDIIHLGHVQYLREARALGDVLVVGLNSDRSVSSLKPARPINPEAHRAEVLASLEMVDYVTVFDEDTPYELIKFLLPDVLVKGGDWKKEDIVGSDLVGETQSLPYVEGISTTAIIERIKRL from the coding sequence ATGAACAAAATTCTGTCGAAAGATGAACTGAAAAAGACCGCTGACCTGCTCAAGGCAGAGGGGAAGAAGATTGTCTTCACCAACGGGTGTTTTGATATTATCCATTTAGGTCATGTGCAGTATCTCCGGGAGGCCAGGGCATTGGGAGATGTCCTTGTGGTGGGTCTGAACTCCGACAGGTCAGTTTCTTCGCTGAAACCTGCACGTCCGATCAACCCTGAGGCCCATAGGGCAGAGGTGCTTGCATCTCTTGAAATGGTGGATTACGTGACGGTGTTTGACGAAGATACCCCCTATGAATTAATCAAATTTCTCCTTCCCGATGTTCTTGTGAAGGGAGGAGACTGGAAAAAAGAGGATATTGTCGGGTCCGATCTTGTCGGGGAAACACAAAGCCTTCCCTATGTCGAAGGGATTTCCACAACTGCCATTATCGAGAGGATCAAGAGGTTATAG